The following nucleotide sequence is from Microbacterium imperiale.
GCACATCGTCACGATCGGCGCGGGCTGGGCGTACAACGTGGGGCTCAAGGGCACCGCGGTGTCGATCGTCCCGTTCATCGTGAGCTTCGGGCTCTTCCCCTCGCTCGCCACCCTCGCCGCTCCCGAGCCCGAGCTGGCCGCCCCGTTCGCGGCCCTCGCCGGCGCCGCGCTCGGCTCGGCTGTGCACTTGACCAACGTGCTGCCCGACCTCGACGACGACCGGGCCACCGGAATCCGCGGACTGCCGCACCGGCTCGGTGCGACGGCGTCGGTGCTCGTCGCGGTGGCGGGCGTCGTCGTCGCGGCGCTTGCGGTCGTGCTCGGCGGCGGCGGCGACGGCCTGCTTCCGTGGCTCTTCTTCGCCGCCGTGGTCGCCCTGGCCATCGCCGTCGTCGTACGGATGCGGCTGCGCGGGCCCGATCGCACCGGTTTCCGCCTCGTCATGGCGGCCGCGCTGCTGCTGGCCGTCCAGCTCGTGGTCACGGCCGGCGCACTCGCCGCCTGATCCGCGGCGCCGCCCGAGCCGGCACGCGGCGTCAGCGGGCGGCGGCGTCGAGCCCCATCGCGTACGCATGCGGGACGAGTGATCCCGTCGCCGCCAGAGCCGCGCCCAGCGTGCGTCCGCGCAGGGCGTGGGTCGCGGCGCTCACGGGGCGGCCGAGGCGCATGTTGACCGCCGCCATCCGCCCCGCCGTGCGGGCCGACCGCAGCCGCTCGCGCTCCCAGCGGGTGAGCGCCGCGGCCGGCTCGACCCCGGTGCGGATCCACTCCGCGAGCAGAGGCGCCAGGGTGACGGCATCCAGCAGGCCGAGGTTCATGCCCTGTCCGCCGATGGGGCTGATCTCGTGCGCGGTGTCGCCGATGACGACGAGGCGGCCGCGGCGCATCGCGGGCGCGAGCACGCGACGCACGCGGAAGCCGGTGGCGCTCGTGAGCGTCTCGGCGGCGTCGGCCTCGCCGCGCTCACGCAGCGCTGTGCGCAGTCGCGCGAGCCGGGCGTCGGGCTCATCGGCGGCGGGATGGTCGGCGACGGCATCCCATGCGACGAAACGTCGACGTCCGCCCGGAAGGGGGAACGACTCCAGCACGCCGGCAGCGGCGAGGTGGACGACGGCGGTGTCGGCGTCGGGCCGGTCGGGCACGTCGGCGTCGCTCATGAGGTAGCGGTCGGGGTAGCTCGTGCGGCGCACCGCGCCCGCACGGAAGACGAGGTCCCGCGCGCCGACTCCGGCGGCCACCACCACGATCGGGGCGCGCAGCTCGTCGTCGCCGCGCGGGCCGGTGACGCGCACCCGGACGTCCGCGTCGCCGGCACGCACCGCCGTGACGGCCGTTCCCCGCCGGGGGGCGGGCGCGCCGACGGCGAGCGCGGCCTCGGTTCGCGCCTGCGGGAGCGTCGCGACGTAGGGATGCCGCACCGACAGCCTGTCGAAGCGCACGACCCCCAGCAGCGCGCCGTCGCTGCGCGCTTCGCCGCGCGACACCCGCACGGCGTCCGCGAGGATGCGGTCGGTCGCGCCGCCCGCCTCGAGGGCGGCGAGCACCGGCGCGTGCAGGCCGATGGCGCGCGACCCGTCACCGGCGTTCGGTCGCCGCTCGACGATCTCGACGTCGACCCCGCGGCGGGCGAGCTCGGCCGCCAGCGTGGTTCCCACGGGACCCGCGCCGATGACGATGACCTCAGGCACGACCCGAGCCTACGGCGAGCAGCCGGAACGGCGCCGGGCGCAGCACATGCCAGGTGCCGTGGCGGGCGAGCGACAGGCGCAGCTCGGGTGCCCGGTAGCTGCGACGGATCGAGCGCAGCCCGTCGGTGCGCAGGAACGTGCCGCGCTGCAGCGGAAGGATCCCGGCGGCGTAGAGGGCGTAGGCGGTGCGGCCGCGCTCGATGTCGGCGTGCAGCACGAGACCGGTCGACAGGGCGAGCGAGTCGTCGAGGAACGAGCGCAGCTCGGGCTCGCCGAGGTGGTGCAGCACGTGGTTGGAGATGACCGCGTCGAAGCGCTCGCCGGTCGCACGAAGCGCGGTGGAGTCGGTGCTGCGGAACTCCACGCCCGGGCGGGCGCGCTCGCGCGCGACGGCGAGAGCCCGTGGGTCGGGGTCGATGCCGAGCCACTCGACGCGCAGGCCGTCGCGCTCGGCGAGGCCGGCGAGGCGCGCCGTGACGTCGCCACCGCCCGAGCCGATGTCGAGCACACGCGCCGGACGGTCGAGACGGGCGAGGGCGGGTCGCAGGTGCCGTCGCCAGACCGTGCCCCAGCCGCTGACGGCGCGATTGACGACGTCGAAGCGTCGCAGCGTGGCCGCCAGCGCGACCGGATCGCAGTCCGGATCGTCCATCAGCTCGCGCAGGTCGACGTCGCGGTGCCTCAGGTCCACGACGCGACGGGCTCGGTCAGGGCGGCATCGGCGTGCACGGGTTCGAGGTTCGCGACGCCGGCCGTGAGCAGTGCCGCCTCCATCGTGAGGCCGGGCCCGAAGGCGAGCGTGGCGATCGTCTCGCCGTCGCGCAGGTCGTCGCCCTGCAGCAGCGAGCGCAGGATGAACAGGATCGTCGCGCTCGACATGTTGCCGTAGTCGCGCAGCACCGCCCGGGATGTCGCGAGCGCGTCGGCGGGCAGTCCGAGTCCCGCCTCGACCCGGTCGACGACCGCGCGGCCGCCGGGGTGGACCGCCCACGTGTCGACCGACGCTCCGCCGAGGAAGCCGTCGACGGCATCCCGGATCTCACGCCCGATGATGCGGGGCACCTCGGCGGAGAGGACCATCTCGAAACCGGCGTCGCCGATGGTCCATGTCATGTCGCGTTCACCGTCATCGGTGACCGCGGTGGCGAACCGCTCGAGGTCGAGCCAGCGCTCACCGCGCCGGGACGGGTCGGCGCTCACGACCGCTGCGGCCGCGCCGTCGGCGAAGAGCGACGCGGCGAGGATCTGATCGGGATCGTCGGCGACGCGGAAGTGCAGCGTGCACAGCTCGGCGCAGACGACGAGTACGACCGCCTCGGGCTGCGCCGCGCACATGCGGGCCGCTGCGCGCAGGGCCGGCACGGCGGCGGCGCACCCGATGAAGCCGAGGTGGTAGCGCTCGACGCTCGTGGGCAGGCCGAGGTCGCGCACCAGGCGGTAGTCGGGTCCGGGGGCGAACATCCCCGTGCACGAGACGGTGACGACGTGGGTGACGTCGGCGGGATCGACGGATGCCTCAGCGAGCGCTTGTCGCGCAGCGTCGGCGAACAGCGCGGGGGCCGTGGCGATGTACGTGTCGTTGCGGGCGCCCGTCGGCGGCGACAGCAGGCGGCCTGCGTCGTCGACGACCGGCAGGCGCTCAGCGGCGGTCGCCGGGTCGTCGGCGAGGGTGGCCGTGCTGCGACCCGCGAGGGCGTCGGCCAGTTCCGTCAGCACGGTGTGCCGGGTCTCGATGGCGGAGGCGTCGAACGCGGCGCGGACGAGTCGTTGCGAGAGTCGACCGATGCCGGGCTGCGACGCGAACAGATCGCGCACGGCGTCCTGTTCCAGCACGGCCGGCGGCACAGCGGTGCCGATCGACAGGATTCGGGCGGTCATGCTTGACGATAACCGGCCGCGGGGGTCTCACGGGCGGTACTGTCGCACGACCCGGGTGTCGTCTATGGTGCGGATGCACGAGCGCCCCGCGAGCCAGGGCTCGGCGGGGCGCTGCGCGGTGTGGACCGGTCAGTCGTCGATCAGCACCGACTCGGCGACGGGGCGACGCGTCCGGGGCGAGAGCTCGCGCTCGCGGACGGCGGCGGGAGCGGCATCCACGTCGCCGAGGTCGCCGACCGCCATGACCGTGATCGGCACGAGGGGCGCCTCGATGCCGAGCTGCTCGGCGAGGACGACCGGGTCGAAGCCCGTCATCTGGTGCGTGTACAGGCCGGCGGCGTGCGCCTGCACCGTGAAGTGCGCGGCCGCCTGCCCGAGGTCGTACAGGGCGGTGGGCACAGGCTTTCCGTCGATCTCGGTCTGAGCGACGAAGACGATGAGGGCTCCGGCCGGGCCGGCCCAGGCCTTGTTGAAGTCGACGAGAGCCGAGACGACCTTCTCGTGCGTCGCGGTGCCGCGGCGGGCGACGACGAAGCGCCACGGCTGGGCGTTGAACGCCGACGGAGTCCAGCGTGCCGCCTCGAGCGCGCTCGCGAGAGCGTCGTCATCGACGGGCGTGACGTCGTCGTACAGGCGGGTGCTCCAGCGGGCGGCGAGGATGTCGAGGATCGGGGCGTCGGTGTCGGCGACGCGCTCTTCAACGAGGGACATGGGTTTCTCCGGTTCGTTCGGCGGACAGCGGCGGACGCCATCGTCCCGTCACCGCAACGACGCGGCATCCCTCCTCATTCCCCGAACACGCGCGAAAGTGGCGCCGGGCGGCAGTCCCTGGCGGGATGCCGCACCCGGCGCCACCGTCGCGGCGAGGGGCGCGGGCTCAGCGGCGCAGCGCCTCGGCGAGCTTCACGCGGGCGCCCATGCGCAGCAGCGAGTTCTCGTAGATCTTCGCGCCCACGAGGATCGCGCCGACGCAGGTCACGAGCAGGATCGCGAGCGAGAGCAGCGGCTCCCACCACAGCGCGTCGCCGAGGAACAGGCGCATCGGCATGCCGACGGGCGCCGAGAAGGGCACGTACGACATGATGCCGAGGATCAGCGGGTTGTCCCAGGCGAAGATGACGAGGAAGTACGGCGCCATGACCAGCATGAGCAGCGGCGTCGTCGTCGCGCCGATGTCCTCCTGACGCGAGACCATCGCGGCGGCCGCCGCGAACAGCGACGCCAGCAGCACGAACCCGAAGAGGAAGAACACCGCGAACCAGGCGATGGGGGCGCCGATGCCGGTCAGCAGCTCGGTCTGGTCGGTCACCGTGAGGCCGACGACCGCCACCGCCGCCAGGATGAGGATCTGCCCCATCGCCAGCACCGTGTTGCCGATCACCTTGCCCGCCAGCAGGGCCCGGACGGGAACCGCCGAGATCAGCAGCTCCACGACGCGGGTCTGCTTCTCTTCGACGACCGACTGGGCGATGGTCGCACCGAAGATCTGCGCCGAGATGAAGAACACCGCGCCGAAGCCGATCGCGACGATGTACCCGAGGAAGCCCGCGTCGCCGGAGGGGTCGAGCAGCTCGACGGGCGGCAGCTGCGCGAGTGAGAGCAGGATCGTGTTCGACACCGAGGTGTCGCCGATGACGACGAAGCCCACCGGCGAGGCGCTGTCGGCGACGATCGCGGCGTCGACGTCGCCGTCGCGCACGGCGGACTCGGCCGCGGCCCGGTCGGCGACCTCCTGCAGCTCGAGCCCCGGTGTGCCCTCGACGTAGGTGGCGGCGTCGGCGCTCACGGCGACCGGCGCACCGCTGTCGTTGCCGGCCGAGAAGCCGCCCCACACCACGAGGGCCAGGGCGCCGAGGAAGAGGATCGCGAACGAGATGACGAACGACTTGCTGCGCAGCTTCGAGCCGATCTCGCGCTCGGCGACGAGCCAGGTGCTCTGGGCGAATGAGGGGGATGCGGCGCTCACGGGGCGACCTCCTGGATGACTTCGGTGAAGATCTGGGCGAGGGAGGGATGCCGCGGCGTGAAGCTCGCCACGTCACCCTGATCGACCGCGCGGCGCAGGACGCGCTGCGCGGTCTCGTCGGCGTCGACGTCGAACAGCGCGTAGCCGCCGTCGAACTCGATCACCGTGACGCCCGGCTCGGTGCGCAGCCAACCGGCGTCGCCGGTCGAGACGAGCTCGTAGCGGTGGCCCTGGTGCTGCCGGCGCAGGCCCTCGCGGGTGCCTGCGGCGCGGATCGTGCCGCCGGCGATGATGACGAGGTCGTCGCACAGACGCTCGACGACGTCGAGCTGGTGGGACGAGAACAGCACGCCGACGCCGCTCGCGGCTCGTGTCTGGAGGACTCCCGCGACGACGTCGACCGCGATCGGGTCGAGGCCCGAGAACGGCTCGTCGAGGATCAGCACCTGCGGGTCGTGGACGAGCGCCGCAGCGATCTGCGCGCGCTGCTGGTTGCCGAGGGAGAGGGTCTCGATGTTGTCGTTCAGGCGCTCGCCGAGGCCGAGCTCTTCGAGCAGCGACCGGGCGCGCGTCGTGGCGTCGGCCTTCGAGAACCCGTGCAGCCGGGCGAGGTAGACGATCTGCTCGAGCACCTTCATCTTCGGGTACAGACCGCGCTCCTCGGGCATGTACCCGAACCGGCGACGGTCGGCCGCGGTGAGCGGTGCGCCGTCGAGCGTGACGCCGCCGGCGTCCGCCGACAGCACCCCGAGCATGATCCGCATCGTCGTGGTCTTGCCCGCGCCGTTCCCGCCGACGAAACCGGTCAGGCGCCCGTCGGGCACCCGGAACCCCACGTCGTCGAGCACGCGGTGCGTGCCGTAGCTCTTGGTGATGCCGCTCAGTTCGAGCATTCCGCCTCCTTGTCCGATGCTTCAACGCTAGGGATCGGGCGGGTGCGGACACCTCCCCCCTGCGGCGGATCTCCGGGCGGCGGCGCCCGCCGGGCGGGGGAGGACCGGAGGGGGGAGGCTCGGTGAGGAGGGCGCTATCGGGAGCGGGTGTAGGTGATGACGGGGTGCCCGCGCCGCTCGTCCCACGCGACCTCGGCCTCGACGCCGTACACGCTCGAGATCAGCGGGGCGGTCAGGACCTCGCGCGGCGGTCCGCCGGCCACGACGCGTCCCTGCTGCATCACGAGCACGCTGTCGCAGTACATCGCGGCGAGGTTCAGGTCGTGGATGGCGACGACGGTCGTCACCGGCAGCGCGCACACCAGGTCGAGCAGCTCGAGCTGGTGCCGGATGTCGAGGTGGTTGGTCGGCTCGTCCAGCAGCAGCTCCCGCGGTTCCTGGGCGAGCGCGCGGGCGATCTGGGCACGCTGCCGCTCGCCGCCCGACAGCGTGTGCCACAGGCGCTCGGCGTGCTCGGTCAGCCCGACGTGGGCGAGCGCCCGGTCGACCGCGGCCTCGTCGGCTTTCGCGTCGCCGCCGAAGGTCCCGCGGTGCGGGATGCGGCCGAGGCGGGCCACGTCGCGGACGGTGATGTCGACCTCGGTGTC
It contains:
- a CDS encoding UbiA family prenyltransferase, giving the protein MRTVRALWGASHPGPALVVTTLSLALGLAAGLEPWRVVVLVAAVLFGQLSIGISNDAIDRERDRAVGRRDKPLVRDEVSNRTAWTAAIGSVVVALALSVPLGWGMLLAHIVTIGAGWAYNVGLKGTAVSIVPFIVSFGLFPSLATLAAPEPELAAPFAALAGAALGSAVHLTNVLPDLDDDRATGIRGLPHRLGATASVLVAVAGVVVAALAVVLGGGGDGLLPWLFFAAVVALAIAVVVRMRLRGPDRTGFRLVMAAALLLAVQLVVTAGALAA
- a CDS encoding FAD-dependent oxidoreductase, encoding MPEVIVIGAGPVGTTLAAELARRGVDVEIVERRPNAGDGSRAIGLHAPVLAALEAGGATDRILADAVRVSRGEARSDGALLGVVRFDRLSVRHPYVATLPQARTEAALAVGAPAPRRGTAVTAVRAGDADVRVRVTGPRGDDELRAPIVVVAAGVGARDLVFRAGAVRRTSYPDRYLMSDADVPDRPDADTAVVHLAAAGVLESFPLPGGRRRFVAWDAVADHPAADEPDARLARLRTALRERGEADAAETLTSATGFRVRRVLAPAMRRGRLVVIGDTAHEISPIGGQGMNLGLLDAVTLAPLLAEWIRTGVEPAAALTRWERERLRSARTAGRMAAVNMRLGRPVSAATHALRGRTLGAALAATGSLVPHAYAMGLDAAAR
- a CDS encoding methyltransferase domain-containing protein, with the translated sequence MDLRHRDVDLRELMDDPDCDPVALAATLRRFDVVNRAVSGWGTVWRRHLRPALARLDRPARVLDIGSGGGDVTARLAGLAERDGLRVEWLGIDPDPRALAVARERARPGVEFRSTDSTALRATGERFDAVISNHVLHHLGEPELRSFLDDSLALSTGLVLHADIERGRTAYALYAAGILPLQRGTFLRTDGLRSIRRSYRAPELRLSLARHGTWHVLRPAPFRLLAVGSGRA
- a CDS encoding type III polyketide synthase produces the protein MTARILSIGTAVPPAVLEQDAVRDLFASQPGIGRLSQRLVRAAFDASAIETRHTVLTELADALAGRSTATLADDPATAAERLPVVDDAGRLLSPPTGARNDTYIATAPALFADAARQALAEASVDPADVTHVVTVSCTGMFAPGPDYRLVRDLGLPTSVERYHLGFIGCAAAVPALRAAARMCAAQPEAVVLVVCAELCTLHFRVADDPDQILAASLFADGAAAAVVSADPSRRGERWLDLERFATAVTDDGERDMTWTIGDAGFEMVLSAEVPRIIGREIRDAVDGFLGGASVDTWAVHPGGRAVVDRVEAGLGLPADALATSRAVLRDYGNMSSATILFILRSLLQGDDLRDGETIATLAFGPGLTMEAALLTAGVANLEPVHADAALTEPVASWT
- a CDS encoding nitroreductase family protein; this translates as MSLVEERVADTDAPILDILAARWSTRLYDDVTPVDDDALASALEAARWTPSAFNAQPWRFVVARRGTATHEKVVSALVDFNKAWAGPAGALIVFVAQTEIDGKPVPTALYDLGQAAAHFTVQAHAAGLYTHQMTGFDPVVLAEQLGIEAPLVPITVMAVGDLGDVDAAPAAVRERELSPRTRRPVAESVLIDD
- a CDS encoding ABC transporter permease codes for the protein MSAASPSFAQSTWLVAEREIGSKLRSKSFVISFAILFLGALALVVWGGFSAGNDSGAPVAVSADAATYVEGTPGLELQEVADRAAAESAVRDGDVDAAIVADSASPVGFVVIGDTSVSNTILLSLAQLPPVELLDPSGDAGFLGYIVAIGFGAVFFISAQIFGATIAQSVVEEKQTRVVELLISAVPVRALLAGKVIGNTVLAMGQILILAAVAVVGLTVTDQTELLTGIGAPIAWFAVFFLFGFVLLASLFAAAAAMVSRQEDIGATTTPLLMLVMAPYFLVIFAWDNPLILGIMSYVPFSAPVGMPMRLFLGDALWWEPLLSLAILLVTCVGAILVGAKIYENSLLRMGARVKLAEALRR
- a CDS encoding ABC transporter ATP-binding protein; this encodes MLELSGITKSYGTHRVLDDVGFRVPDGRLTGFVGGNGAGKTTTMRIMLGVLSADAGGVTLDGAPLTAADRRRFGYMPEERGLYPKMKVLEQIVYLARLHGFSKADATTRARSLLEELGLGERLNDNIETLSLGNQQRAQIAAALVHDPQVLILDEPFSGLDPIAVDVVAGVLQTRAASGVGVLFSSHQLDVVERLCDDLVIIAGGTIRAAGTREGLRRQHQGHRYELVSTGDAGWLRTEPGVTVIEFDGGYALFDVDADETAQRVLRRAVDQGDVASFTPRHPSLAQIFTEVIQEVAP
- a CDS encoding ABC transporter ATP-binding protein, which encodes MTLHARDVSWARGGSLVVDGVTVEPEPGRTLGLLGPNGSGKSSLLRVLHGLVRPTAGWVTLDGEDLTRVGRRRAARTIASVSQHADTEVDITVRDVARLGRIPHRGTFGGDAKADEAAVDRALAHVGLTEHAERLWHTLSGGERQRAQIARALAQEPRELLLDEPTNHLDIRHQLELLDLVCALPVTTVVAIHDLNLAAMYCDSVLVMQQGRVVAGGPPREVLTAPLISSVYGVEAEVAWDERRGHPVITYTRSR